A region from the Agrobacterium cucumeris genome encodes:
- a CDS encoding chloride channel protein produces the protein MSTRPFRAPSMASFFDNLRASRLRAMFRRGELGLVALAALIGIAAGLLVALIGALSTALHVLVFGTERLSSSDLSGPVVLAGPIVGGIVLGVIIFILSKTRKKPMVDPIEANALHGGRLSLTDSIIVCVQNIVSNGFGASVGLEAGYTQIASGVASKIGIKLKLRRGDMRILVGCGAAGAIAAAFNAPLTGAFYAIELIIGTYTVVTLAPLIVSALVATTVIGIIGGHGLSIDIVDASRVTPADYVPAIFLGVVCAAIGIVLMQTVSFIEETARKSAIPGWLRPAIGGMAVGALALISPQVLSSGHGALHLNIDAELTIYGLVGLFLLKAAASAISIGSNFRGGLFFASLFMGSLLGKVFALCAPYIGYGSTAPIVYAVIGMSAFAAAIIGGPLTMTFLALELTGDFQITALVLAAVITTSLVVRTTFGYSFATWRFHLRGESIRSAHDIGWIRDLTVGKMMRADIRKANVSMGLPAFKEKFPLGSTQRVIMTHDDGRYAGIVLVPEIYADPMDRDPSKISLETYLQYKNDVLLPTMNARQAAAAFDATESEALVVVNDKIENRPVGLLTESHTLRRYSEELELRRREASGEL, from the coding sequence ATGTCGACCCGGCCTTTCCGTGCACCCAGTATGGCGAGCTTTTTCGACAATCTGCGCGCCAGCCGGTTGCGGGCAATGTTCCGTCGCGGCGAACTGGGGCTGGTGGCTCTTGCCGCTCTCATCGGCATTGCAGCGGGCCTTCTGGTAGCGCTGATCGGCGCGTTGAGCACGGCGCTGCATGTGCTGGTCTTCGGTACCGAGCGGCTGAGCAGCAGCGACCTCTCTGGCCCTGTCGTGCTTGCCGGACCGATCGTCGGCGGCATCGTGCTTGGCGTGATTATCTTCATTCTTTCAAAGACCCGCAAGAAACCGATGGTCGACCCGATCGAGGCAAATGCCCTGCATGGCGGCCGCCTGTCGCTGACGGACAGCATCATCGTTTGCGTGCAGAACATCGTCTCCAACGGTTTCGGCGCGTCGGTCGGGCTTGAAGCCGGTTATACGCAGATCGCCAGCGGTGTGGCCTCGAAGATCGGCATCAAGCTGAAACTGCGGCGAGGGGATATGCGCATCCTCGTCGGCTGTGGTGCTGCAGGTGCGATTGCGGCGGCCTTCAATGCGCCTCTGACGGGGGCGTTTTACGCCATCGAACTCATTATCGGCACCTACACCGTCGTGACGCTTGCGCCGCTCATTGTGTCGGCGCTGGTGGCCACCACCGTTATCGGGATTATCGGCGGTCATGGCCTGTCGATCGATATTGTCGATGCCAGCCGCGTGACGCCTGCAGATTATGTGCCCGCCATCTTTCTGGGAGTCGTGTGCGCGGCGATCGGTATCGTGCTGATGCAGACGGTTTCCTTCATTGAGGAGACGGCCCGCAAAAGCGCCATTCCCGGCTGGCTGCGTCCGGCGATTGGCGGCATGGCGGTCGGCGCTCTTGCGCTGATTTCACCGCAGGTCCTGTCGAGCGGCCACGGCGCGCTGCATCTCAATATTGATGCCGAACTGACGATTTACGGGCTGGTCGGGCTCTTCCTGCTGAAAGCGGCGGCCAGCGCCATTTCCATCGGTTCCAATTTTCGCGGCGGCCTGTTTTTCGCCTCGCTGTTCATGGGGTCGCTTCTGGGTAAAGTTTTTGCGCTCTGCGCCCCCTATATCGGCTATGGCTCGACAGCGCCCATCGTTTATGCGGTGATCGGTATGAGCGCCTTTGCCGCCGCCATCATCGGTGGCCCTTTGACGATGACGTTCCTGGCGCTGGAACTGACGGGTGACTTCCAGATCACGGCTCTGGTGCTCGCCGCCGTCATCACAACGTCGCTGGTGGTGCGCACGACCTTCGGTTATTCCTTCGCCACGTGGCGTTTTCACCTGCGCGGAGAGAGTATTCGCAGCGCCCATGATATTGGCTGGATCCGCGACCTGACGGTCGGCAAGATGATGCGTGCCGATATCCGCAAGGCCAATGTCAGCATGGGGCTCCCGGCCTTCAAGGAGAAGTTCCCGCTCGGTTCGACGCAGCGGGTGATCATGACCCATGATGACGGGCGTTATGCCGGCATCGTCCTCGTGCCGGAAATTTACGCCGACCCGATGGATCGTGATCCAAGCAAGATCAGCCTTGAGACCTATCTGCAATATAAGAACGACGTGCTGTTGCCGACCATGAATGCGCGTCAGGCAGCAGCCGCCTTTGATGCCACGGAAAGCGAAGCGCTGGTTGTCGTTAACGACAAGATAGAGAACCGCCCGGTTGGTCTGCTTACCGAGAGCCATACGCTCAGGCGCTACAGCGAAGAGCTGGAACTGAGACGCCGGGAGGCATCCGGAGAGCTATAA
- a CDS encoding efflux RND transporter periplasmic adaptor subunit — protein sequence MTEPNSIAENSTGYTEPTSAEKRRRGSATRLFWWGAAAAAFLGVTVWLMLAGEETPAAAQNAQAAKVLPHVSVVAAASYDFNASQDVAGLLAARNDISIGTAVTGQRIVEVSVDVGDAVAAGQLLARLESKTLAAQVQQTEANVARSRAALAEAEAAEIEASENLRRAEGLSGSSVSKEQLGQRRAAAAMAAAKIEGARAELAGTQAQLTQNRLELERTEILSPKPGVITQRHARIGAMPDSTEPLFRLLQDGELEFLAEAPERVLPSLQTGQSVTITVNGVSRPIQGTIRVVEPAVNTQSRLGIVRIAVPPFADLRTGAFARGKVDLGERRFRVAVPEAALRLRREGTAQLVVVDHNDRVARRTVRLGQAQNGIIEILEGLEPAERVVKSASAFLRDGDQIVGVDEMAQKGEGR from the coding sequence ATGACCGAACCGAACTCTATCGCTGAAAACTCCACCGGATATACCGAGCCCACATCTGCCGAAAAACGCAGAAGGGGTTCCGCCACCAGACTGTTCTGGTGGGGGGCAGCAGCTGCCGCTTTTTTGGGTGTCACTGTGTGGCTGATGCTGGCTGGCGAAGAAACACCGGCAGCGGCGCAGAATGCGCAGGCCGCCAAAGTGTTGCCGCATGTGTCCGTCGTTGCGGCAGCGTCCTATGACTTTAACGCGAGCCAGGATGTTGCCGGTCTTCTGGCCGCCCGCAATGATATCTCGATTGGAACGGCCGTGACCGGTCAACGTATTGTCGAGGTTTCTGTTGATGTCGGCGATGCCGTCGCCGCCGGGCAGCTGCTGGCGCGGCTGGAGAGCAAGACGCTCGCCGCACAGGTCCAGCAGACCGAGGCCAATGTTGCCCGTTCGCGTGCTGCGCTTGCGGAAGCCGAGGCCGCCGAGATCGAGGCAAGCGAAAATCTGCGTCGCGCCGAAGGGCTTTCCGGCTCCAGCGTCAGCAAGGAGCAGCTTGGCCAGCGTCGCGCCGCGGCGGCCATGGCGGCGGCGAAAATCGAAGGCGCGCGGGCGGAACTTGCCGGCACGCAGGCGCAGCTTACCCAGAACCGTCTTGAACTGGAACGCACTGAAATCCTGTCGCCCAAACCCGGCGTCATCACCCAGCGCCACGCCCGCATCGGCGCGATGCCCGATAGCACCGAACCGTTGTTTCGTCTGTTGCAGGATGGAGAGTTGGAGTTTCTGGCCGAAGCGCCGGAACGGGTGCTGCCGTCGCTGCAGACCGGCCAGTCCGTGACGATCACCGTCAACGGCGTCAGCCGGCCCATTCAGGGCACCATCCGTGTCGTCGAGCCGGCGGTCAACACCCAGAGCCGCCTCGGTATCGTGCGGATCGCCGTTCCTCCGTTCGCAGATCTGCGCACCGGTGCGTTTGCCCGTGGCAAGGTCGATCTTGGTGAGCGCCGGTTCCGTGTCGCCGTGCCGGAGGCGGCCCTGCGGCTGCGCCGTGAAGGCACCGCACAGCTCGTCGTGGTCGATCACAATGACAGGGTGGCGCGACGCACCGTTCGCCTGGGGCAGGCGCAGAACGGCATCATCGAAATCCTTGAGGGGCTGGAACCGGCCGAACGCGTCGTTAAAAGCGCCAGTGCTTTTCTGCGTGACGGCGACCAGATCGTCGGCGTGGATGAGATGGCGCAGAAAGGGGAGGGTCGTTGA
- a CDS encoding TatD family hydrolase, with the protein MLIDTHCHLDFPDFDAERDDIIARAHASGVAQMVTISTRVRRLPELLKIAEKYPSVFCSVGTHPNSAAEELDISADDLVRLAESHDKIVAIGEAGLDYFYDTQKPEDQKTGLIRHIEAARRTKLPLVIHSRSADDDMAAILRAESEKGAFPFILHCFSAGPELAKTGVELGGYVSFSGILTFPKSQDIRDIAATVPLDRLLVETDAPYLAPKRWRGKRNEPSYVVNTAEVLAEVHGVSFERMAEITTENAFRCFSKMTRV; encoded by the coding sequence ATGCTGATCGATACCCATTGCCATCTGGATTTTCCTGACTTCGATGCTGAGCGCGACGATATCATAGCCCGCGCCCATGCCTCCGGCGTCGCCCAGATGGTGACGATCTCGACCCGGGTGCGTCGTCTGCCGGAGCTGTTGAAGATCGCGGAAAAATACCCGTCGGTGTTCTGCTCGGTCGGCACACATCCCAACAGCGCAGCCGAGGAACTGGATATCTCGGCTGACGATCTGGTGCGGCTGGCCGAAAGCCACGACAAGATCGTGGCGATCGGCGAGGCGGGACTGGATTATTTCTACGATACGCAGAAGCCGGAAGACCAGAAGACCGGTCTCATTCGCCATATCGAGGCGGCAAGACGGACGAAGCTGCCGCTCGTCATTCACAGCCGCAGCGCCGATGACGACATGGCCGCTATTTTGCGCGCGGAAAGCGAAAAGGGAGCATTCCCCTTCATCTTGCACTGCTTCTCGGCGGGTCCTGAACTGGCGAAAACCGGTGTCGAGCTTGGCGGTTATGTTTCCTTTTCGGGCATTCTCACATTCCCGAAATCGCAGGATATCCGCGATATCGCCGCCACCGTGCCGCTTGACCGGCTGCTTGTCGAAACCGACGCGCCTTATCTTGCCCCCAAGCGCTGGCGGGGAAAACGCAACGAGCCTTCCTACGTGGTCAATACGGCAGAAGTTCTGGCCGAGGTGCATGGTGTTTCTTTCGAGCGCATGGCCGAAATCACCACCGAGAACGCCTTCCGCTGCTTTTCGAAGATGACAAGGGTGTAG
- the metG gene encoding methionine--tRNA ligase, with amino-acid sequence MTDKTPFYITTAISYPNGKPHIGHAYELIATDAMARFQRLDGMDVFFLTGTDEHGQKMQQTARAEGISPEELAQRNSDQFRAMGKLLNASNDDFIRTTEERHHETSRNIWNLMADSGDIYKDSYAGWYSVRDEAYYGEDETEVRADGVRYGPQGTPVEWVEEESYFFKLSEYQDRLLKLYEENPEFIGPAERRNEIISFVKSGLKDLSISRTTFDWGIKVPNDPKHVMYVWVDALTNYITATGYIEDRNGPRAKYWPADVHIIGKDIIRFHAVYWPAFLMSAKLPLPKRVYAHGFLLNKGEKMSKSLGNVVDPANLVAHFGLDQVRYFFLREVSFGQDGSYSEEGIATRINADLANGIGNLASRSLSMIVKNCDGQIPAPGVFTDEDRAMLASADGLLAVCREEMGKQLIHRALAAIIAVVSETDRYFASQEPWALKKTDPERMGTVLYVTAEVVRQIGILLQPFMPESCDKLLDLVAAAADKRDFAALGEAGRLVPGTPLEAPKPVFPRYVAPEA; translated from the coding sequence ATGACAGACAAGACACCATTCTACATCACCACCGCGATCTCCTATCCCAACGGCAAGCCGCATATCGGCCATGCCTATGAGTTGATTGCGACGGACGCCATGGCACGTTTCCAGCGCCTGGATGGAATGGATGTTTTCTTCCTGACGGGCACCGATGAACACGGCCAGAAGATGCAGCAGACGGCGCGGGCGGAAGGCATTTCGCCGGAAGAGCTGGCGCAGCGCAATTCCGACCAATTCCGCGCGATGGGCAAGCTGCTCAACGCCTCGAATGACGATTTCATCCGCACCACGGAAGAGCGTCACCACGAGACCTCGCGCAATATCTGGAACCTGATGGCCGATAGCGGTGACATCTACAAGGACAGCTACGCCGGCTGGTATTCCGTGCGTGACGAAGCCTATTACGGCGAAGACGAAACGGAAGTGCGCGCTGACGGCGTCCGCTATGGGCCGCAGGGCACACCGGTGGAATGGGTGGAAGAGGAAAGCTACTTCTTCAAGCTCTCCGAATACCAGGACAGGCTGCTGAAGCTCTACGAGGAAAACCCTGAATTCATCGGCCCGGCCGAACGGCGCAACGAGATCATCTCCTTCGTCAAATCCGGCCTGAAGGACCTGTCGATTTCCCGCACCACCTTCGACTGGGGCATCAAGGTTCCGAATGATCCCAAGCATGTCATGTATGTCTGGGTCGATGCGCTGACCAACTACATCACCGCCACGGGTTACATCGAAGACAGGAACGGCCCGCGCGCGAAATATTGGCCGGCCGATGTGCACATCATCGGCAAGGACATCATCCGCTTCCACGCGGTCTATTGGCCCGCCTTCCTGATGAGCGCCAAGCTGCCGCTTCCCAAGCGCGTTTATGCGCATGGCTTCCTGCTCAACAAGGGCGAGAAGATGTCGAAATCGCTCGGCAATGTCGTTGATCCCGCCAATCTGGTTGCTCACTTCGGCCTTGATCAGGTACGGTATTTCTTCCTGCGTGAAGTTTCCTTCGGCCAGGACGGTAGCTACAGCGAAGAAGGCATCGCCACCCGCATCAATGCCGATCTTGCCAACGGCATCGGCAATCTCGCCAGCCGTTCGCTGTCGATGATCGTCAAGAATTGCGATGGCCAGATCCCGGCACCCGGCGTGTTCACCGACGAAGACAGGGCGATGCTCGCTTCGGCCGACGGCCTGCTGGCGGTCTGCCGTGAGGAAATGGGCAAGCAGCTCATCCACCGCGCACTCGCTGCCATCATCGCCGTCGTTTCGGAAACCGACCGTTATTTCGCATCGCAGGAGCCTTGGGCTCTGAAGAAGACCGATCCGGAGCGCATGGGCACCGTGCTATACGTGACGGCGGAAGTGGTGCGCCAGATCGGCATCCTTCTGCAGCCCTTCATGCCGGAATCCTGCGACAAGCTGCTTGATCTCGTGGCCGCGGCCGCTGACAAACGCGATTTCGCAGCGCTCGGCGAGGCCGGTCGTCTGGTTCCGGGCACGCCGCTCGAAGCACCGAAGCCGGTCTTCCCGCGTTACGTTGCACCGGAAGCGTGA
- a CDS encoding efflux RND transporter permease subunit, protein MTNISSWAIRRPIPTLVLFLLLTIVGIQSFLKLPVNANPRVDFPIVTVSIAQAGAAPAELETQVTRRVEGAISGLAGIRHIQSTIGDGLSTTTVEFQLGIDTARATNDVRQAVLQIRTEMPRDIEEPIIASLDVEGGAILYFAVRAPQMSPVDLSWFVDETIARELLTTKGVQRVQRLGGVSREITVQLDPDQLIAFGITAEDINNQVQAFNTNVPGGRSRLNEKEQSIRAVGGAITAGELAERPISLPNGQWTTLATLGKVTDGSAEPRELSRLDGDPVVGFSVFRAKGSSDTAVENGVNATIARLTDTYPGVEIDRVLSTVDYTRASYEVAMETLIEGAVLTVVVVFFFLRDWRATLIAAVAMPLSILPTFAVMLWLDFTLNSITLLALTLVIGILVDDAIVEVENIDRHLHMGKRPFQASIDAADQIGFAVLAITATIVAVFLPVSFIGGVIGQYFKQFGLTVSVAVLASMLVARLVTPLMAAYLLAPKAVKVEEHEAPKSRLGRAYVALLELALRHRLKTCGIGVLVLVGSFLLVPLLPSGFLPSDDRSLSRIQIELPPESTLRDTDDAVQSVTATLRQMPEVKSIFASVGRTDDGPDVARASLLVNLVPSSERTLSQRQFELAAASVIARTPNIRFAFQNENAARDISIILVGDAPEKLAAAALAVETGMRGLAGIANVQTIEPLPRAELQIRPRFDEAARLGISTQSIAAVMRIATTGDTDANSAKFNIGDRQVPIRVMIDRDAQSNLDTLGMLRVSGANGSVPLMSIADLSVSEGPGQLNRFDRQRRVTISADLAGIPLGVALERIHALPAMASLPAGVREVQYGDAEYIGEMFQSFSAAMLFGLLMVLAVLVVLFKDFLQPITILVALPLSVGGAIVGLMLYGGALDLPAVIGLLMLMGIVTKNSILLVEFAIEKRNNGLDRHRALVESGVERARPIIMTTLAMVAGMMPAALGVGADAGFRAPMAIAVIGGLITSTLLSLVFVPVVFTYMDDLRGWLGCRLQRLTSVTAADRAGAEQLMTGGAETLRGQG, encoded by the coding sequence ATGACCAATATTTCGTCCTGGGCCATCCGCCGTCCGATCCCTACTCTCGTTCTCTTCCTGCTGTTGACGATCGTCGGCATCCAGTCCTTTTTAAAATTGCCGGTCAACGCCAATCCCCGCGTCGATTTTCCGATCGTTACTGTGTCCATCGCCCAGGCCGGTGCTGCCCCGGCCGAACTGGAAACACAGGTGACCCGGCGTGTCGAAGGCGCGATCTCCGGCCTTGCCGGCATCCGGCATATCCAGTCGACCATCGGTGACGGCCTGTCGACCACGACGGTGGAGTTCCAGCTCGGTATCGACACCGCCCGCGCCACCAATGATGTGCGCCAGGCGGTCTTGCAAATCCGCACCGAAATGCCGCGTGATATCGAGGAGCCGATCATTGCCAGCCTGGATGTCGAGGGTGGGGCGATCCTCTATTTCGCCGTTCGTGCACCGCAGATGTCGCCTGTCGATCTCTCATGGTTCGTTGACGAGACGATTGCGCGGGAACTCCTGACAACCAAGGGCGTGCAGCGCGTGCAAAGGCTTGGCGGCGTCAGCCGCGAAATCACGGTGCAGCTTGACCCCGACCAGCTCATTGCCTTCGGCATTACCGCCGAGGATATCAACAATCAGGTTCAGGCGTTCAACACCAATGTGCCCGGCGGCAGAAGCCGGCTCAATGAAAAGGAACAGTCGATCCGCGCGGTTGGCGGAGCGATTACCGCCGGCGAGCTTGCGGAACGGCCGATCAGCCTTCCTAACGGCCAATGGACGACGCTCGCCACGCTTGGCAAGGTAACGGATGGATCGGCCGAACCGCGCGAGTTGTCGCGCCTTGATGGTGACCCGGTGGTCGGCTTTTCGGTGTTCCGGGCCAAGGGTTCGAGCGATACGGCCGTCGAAAATGGCGTGAACGCCACCATCGCACGGCTGACCGACACTTATCCGGGCGTTGAGATTGATCGGGTGCTTTCGACGGTCGATTATACGAGGGCGAGCTACGAAGTCGCCATGGAAACCCTGATCGAGGGCGCGGTGCTGACGGTCGTGGTGGTGTTTTTCTTCCTGCGTGACTGGCGTGCGACGCTGATCGCCGCCGTTGCCATGCCGTTATCGATACTGCCTACATTTGCGGTGATGCTGTGGCTTGATTTCACCCTCAACAGCATCACCCTTCTGGCGCTGACGCTGGTGATCGGCATTCTCGTTGATGACGCCATCGTTGAGGTGGAAAATATCGACCGCCACCTGCATATGGGCAAGCGGCCGTTTCAGGCGTCGATCGATGCGGCGGACCAGATCGGTTTTGCGGTTCTGGCAATTACCGCCACCATTGTTGCAGTGTTTCTGCCGGTCAGCTTCATCGGTGGGGTGATCGGGCAATATTTCAAGCAGTTCGGGCTTACGGTTTCGGTTGCAGTCCTTGCCAGCATGCTGGTTGCGCGTCTCGTCACCCCGCTGATGGCTGCCTATCTTCTGGCGCCGAAGGCGGTGAAAGTGGAGGAGCATGAAGCGCCGAAATCACGCCTTGGCCGGGCTTATGTCGCGCTTCTCGAGCTTGCGCTGCGCCACCGGTTGAAAACCTGTGGCATTGGCGTTCTGGTGCTGGTGGGTTCCTTCCTTCTCGTTCCACTGCTGCCATCGGGTTTCCTGCCGAGCGACGACCGCAGCCTGTCGCGAATCCAGATCGAACTGCCGCCGGAATCGACATTGCGCGATACGGATGATGCCGTGCAGTCGGTAACGGCGACGCTCCGGCAAATGCCGGAGGTCAAAAGCATCTTCGCCTCTGTCGGCCGTACTGATGACGGGCCGGATGTTGCCCGCGCTTCGCTGCTAGTCAATCTGGTGCCTTCGTCGGAGCGGACGCTTTCCCAGCGCCAGTTTGAACTGGCTGCCGCAAGCGTCATAGCCCGCACGCCGAATATTCGCTTTGCATTCCAGAACGAAAATGCGGCGCGCGACATTTCCATCATTCTCGTCGGCGATGCGCCGGAGAAGCTCGCGGCCGCGGCGCTTGCCGTCGAAACAGGAATGCGCGGCCTTGCCGGCATCGCCAATGTGCAGACCATCGAACCCCTGCCACGCGCCGAATTGCAGATAAGACCACGTTTCGATGAAGCGGCCCGGCTTGGCATTTCCACGCAGTCCATCGCCGCCGTCATGCGTATTGCAACCACGGGTGATACCGACGCCAACTCCGCCAAGTTCAACATTGGCGACCGGCAGGTGCCGATCCGCGTGATGATCGACAGGGATGCGCAGAGCAATCTCGATACGCTCGGCATGCTCAGGGTGTCGGGAGCAAATGGCAGCGTGCCGCTGATGTCCATCGCCGATCTTTCGGTTTCGGAAGGGCCGGGACAACTCAACCGCTTTGACCGTCAGCGCCGCGTGACAATCAGTGCCGATCTTGCCGGCATTCCGCTGGGCGTGGCGCTGGAGCGCATTCACGCCTTGCCTGCCATGGCGTCGCTTCCAGCCGGGGTGCGGGAGGTGCAATATGGCGATGCGGAATATATTGGCGAGATGTTCCAGAGTTTTAGCGCGGCCATGCTGTTCGGCCTGCTTATGGTGCTCGCCGTACTGGTCGTTCTGTTCAAGGACTTTCTCCAGCCGATCACCATTCTCGTGGCGCTGCCGCTTTCGGTGGGGGGAGCGATCGTCGGCCTCATGCTCTACGGCGGCGCCCTCGATCTGCCGGCCGTCATTGGCCTGTTAATGCTGATGGGCATCGTTACCAAGAACTCCATCCTGCTGGTGGAATTCGCCATCGAGAAGCGAAACAACGGCCTTGACCGCCATCGAGCGCTGGTTGAATCCGGGGTTGAACGCGCCCGGCCGATCATCATGACCACGCTTGCCATGGTTGCCGGCATGATGCCGGCGGCGCTGGGCGTGGGGGCGGATGCCGGTTTTCGCGCGCCGATGGCGATTGCCGTCATTGGTGGCCTTATCACCTCCACCCTGTTGAGCCTCGTTTTCGTGCCTGTCGTCTTCACCTATATGGACGACCTGCGCGGCTGGCTGGGCTGCAGATTGCAGCGCCTCACTTCCGTCACGGCCGCTGACCGGGCAGGGGCGGAACAGCTGATGACCGGCGGGGCTGAAACGTTGCGGGGGCAGGGATGA
- a CDS encoding MFS transporter — protein sequence MPSDSSPAETMRLAAAYADLDAGSEAGPRGLGLPHSRIPLYGIILAGALSLFGNAVAGVVLPWIVLSLTGNAAWTGISAAAGMMPLVIGAFFGGPIVDRFGSRVVAVTADLASALSVAAIPLLMMTGQLDIGLLIGLIVIGALLDGPGMIAHDARVPELARVARMPIERMTSIDELLENTALIFGPPVAGIAIAAFDIEYALLITAGCSLLAAVIGAICLPRHRRRITDPDKGGAALAGLRFLLTEPLLRLMLVVAMVMLAVFGALNAVVLPVLFKASGADVLDLGLFLAVSGAGAAFSAVTFAIWGHGWNGRFVLLAGISGATLAIGLIAFIETGPYLFFAAALIGLSTGALGPLANAMFLKRAPASIRGSVLGTTAAIAMMATPLAVLIAGFGMEAVGSALFLWGLTATLCLLVLWVLLSRAARMLGKSPP from the coding sequence ATGCCTTCAGACAGCAGCCCTGCCGAGACGATGCGCCTTGCGGCGGCATATGCTGATCTCGACGCCGGCTCCGAGGCGGGGCCTCGCGGACTTGGTCTTCCGCACAGCCGCATTCCGCTCTATGGCATCATCCTTGCCGGCGCCCTGTCGCTTTTCGGCAATGCGGTGGCCGGCGTCGTGCTGCCATGGATCGTGCTTTCCCTGACAGGCAATGCCGCATGGACCGGGATTTCGGCGGCGGCCGGCATGATGCCGCTGGTGATCGGCGCTTTTTTCGGCGGGCCGATCGTTGACCGTTTCGGTTCGCGTGTCGTTGCCGTTACTGCCGATCTTGCCAGCGCATTGAGCGTTGCAGCCATTCCGTTGCTGATGATGACCGGACAGCTGGATATCGGCCTGCTGATCGGCCTGATCGTGATCGGCGCGCTTCTCGATGGGCCGGGCATGATCGCCCATGATGCAAGGGTGCCGGAACTCGCCCGTGTTGCACGCATGCCGATCGAGCGGATGACGTCGATTGATGAATTGCTGGAAAACACTGCGCTGATCTTCGGCCCGCCGGTCGCCGGCATCGCAATCGCCGCTTTCGACATTGAATATGCCCTGCTGATCACGGCCGGTTGCTCGCTGCTTGCCGCCGTCATCGGCGCGATCTGCCTGCCGCGTCATCGCCGCAGGATCACCGATCCGGACAAAGGCGGTGCGGCGCTTGCGGGCCTGCGCTTCCTGCTGACCGAACCGCTGCTGCGTCTCATGCTTGTTGTCGCCATGGTAATGCTGGCGGTTTTCGGGGCGCTCAACGCTGTTGTTCTACCGGTCCTGTTCAAGGCAAGCGGGGCGGATGTTCTCGACCTCGGCCTGTTCCTCGCGGTTTCCGGGGCAGGGGCGGCCTTCTCGGCTGTCACCTTTGCCATATGGGGCCATGGCTGGAACGGACGCTTTGTGCTTCTGGCGGGCATATCCGGCGCCACGCTTGCGATCGGCCTGATAGCCTTCATTGAGACCGGTCCATATCTATTTTTCGCGGCTGCCTTGATCGGCCTGTCGACCGGGGCGCTTGGCCCGCTCGCCAATGCGATGTTCCTGAAACGCGCACCGGCCTCGATCCGGGGCAGCGTGCTTGGGACGACCGCGGCAATTGCCATGATGGCGACGCCGCTCGCCGTGCTGATCGCCGGTTTCGGCATGGAGGCTGTCGGTTCCGCATTGTTCCTGTGGGGGCTGACGGCAACCCTCTGTTTGCTGGTGCTCTGGGTGCTCCTCAGCCGGGCGGCGCGGATGCTCGGCAAATCGCCGCCATGA
- a CDS encoding MBL fold metallo-hydrolase, giving the protein MAIYRRRFTVLGCASSPGVPRINGDWGACDPENPKNRRTRTAFMVEQIGPDGGRTTVVIDTGPDFREQMIAAKVEAVDAVLYTHAHADHLHGIDDLRIYFAIQQNRIPIYADPVTMARIWDGFAYCLETPPGSSYPPIVEPRIIADINAPVTINGAGGPIAFNVHMQQHGDVHSLGFRIGDVAYCTDVSDFPAESLPKLAGLDILVIDALQHRYHPSHLSLEQALGWIERFAPKRAILTHMHIPLDYETVMRETPDHVEPAYDQMRFEVEFEAP; this is encoded by the coding sequence GTGGCAATCTACCGTCGTCGCTTCACGGTTCTCGGCTGCGCGTCTTCGCCCGGTGTGCCGCGCATCAACGGCGACTGGGGTGCCTGCGATCCCGAAAATCCGAAGAACCGGCGCACGCGCACGGCCTTCATGGTGGAGCAGATCGGCCCGGATGGTGGCAGGACCACAGTCGTCATCGATACTGGCCCGGATTTTCGCGAACAGATGATTGCGGCCAAGGTGGAGGCCGTCGATGCGGTGCTTTACACCCACGCCCATGCCGATCACCTGCATGGCATCGACGATCTGCGCATCTATTTCGCCATCCAGCAAAATCGCATTCCGATCTATGCCGATCCTGTCACCATGGCGCGCATATGGGATGGTTTTGCCTATTGCCTGGAGACCCCGCCGGGCAGCAGTTATCCGCCAATCGTTGAACCGCGGATCATCGCCGACATCAACGCGCCGGTGACTATTAACGGGGCAGGTGGGCCGATAGCTTTCAATGTGCATATGCAGCAGCATGGTGATGTACATTCGCTCGGCTTCCGCATCGGTGACGTTGCCTATTGCACTGACGTCAGCGATTTTCCGGCTGAAAGCCTGCCCAAGCTTGCCGGCCTTGATATTCTCGTCATCGACGCGCTGCAGCACCGTTACCACCCCAGCCATCTTTCGCTGGAACAGGCGCTTGGCTGGATCGAAAGATTCGCACCCAAACGGGCGATCTTGACCCATATGCATATTCCGCTCGATTATGAGACGGTAATGCGTGAAACGCCCGATCACGTCGAACCGGCTTACGACCAGATGCGTTTTGAAGTGGAGTTCGAAGCGCCCTGA